One genomic window of Conger conger chromosome 9, fConCon1.1, whole genome shotgun sequence includes the following:
- the LOC133137545 gene encoding uncharacterized protein LOC133137545, translating into MEERRTVLPSPLWDYQWEKQIPTFTVRPRDGVLGQINGGICLSQLIEELDELNLRNREPTPKLKDTVGKCVNSGPKLPPPISKIFLPTLNSKCNLSSGSATCCSPLDPTLLKGQLQRNQPDLKCYKAVRSWSHHPKRKHLCIPRSNHGDGGDAAPSERPLRITPAMVTRNHGLRDRRRGEGQGTRNVVSSSYCPPPNRFECPGAGTSNSSSTGQSSSSSLFLDFPSGDSDSDLSDQERTSVTAQEWAAPVELDLRPEPFDKDDDAEPKEDQLSYPEVLPAPLKILDLAQNLFNRADWERRQSLIRQDPSLFVIASRLVEMERMQAATILKERTKAGRSRSVTAISLTRSTARIRKVDFLASQPEISVPGLELGAECPSLLYGLADLTLSDTAVASRRLIKTACVPSKQGHDTRGSNVNPTLPKQPHSNSGRLSKTSFLSGRSAQGTSLSAAPSYKVERLKSSKNMTSRLKRKPSSTRRKTTRPDRKL; encoded by the exons ATGGAAGAAAGGAGAACAGTGTTGCCCAGCCCTTTG TGGGATTATCAGTGGGAGAAACAAATTCCAACATTCACTGTACGACCGAGAG ATGGCGTACTGGGACAAATAAATGGG GGGATCTGTCTGTCTCAGCTGATAGAAGAGCTGGATGAATTGAATTTGAGGAACAGAGAACCTACACCAAAG TTAAAGGACACTGTAGGAAAATGTGTAAATTCAGGACCAAAACTACCGCCACCAATTTCCAAGATATTTCTCCCAACGCTCAATTCAAAGTGTAATCTGAGCTCTGGATCAGCCACCTGTTGCAGCCCTCTGGATCCCACTTTGCT CAAGGGCCAACTTCAGAGAAACCAGCCAGACCTGAAATGCTACAAAGCCGTTCGGTCTTGGTCCCATCATCCCAAACGGAAGCATCTATGCATACCTAGAAGCAATCATGGAGACGGCGGTGATGCCGCTCCAAGTGAGAGACCCCTGAGAATAACTCCTGCTATGGTCACTCGCAACCATGGGCTGAGGGACAGGAGAAGGGGAGAAGGACAAGGAACCAGAAATGTGGTTTCCAGCTCTTACTGCCCGCCACCGAACAGGTTTGAATGTCCGGGGGCCGGAACAAGCAACAGTTCCTCGACTggccagagcagcagcagcagtctgTTTTTGGACTTCCCCTCGGGCGACAGTGACAGCGACTTGTCGGACCAGGAAAGGACTAGCGTTACAGCCCAAGAGTGGGCGGCGCCGGTGGAGTTGGACCTGAGGCCGGAGCCGTTTGACAAGGACGATGACGCGGAGCCGAAAGAGGACCAGCTGTCCTATCCCGAGGTCCTCCCGGCACCTTTGAAGATACTGGACCTGGCGCAGAACCTGTTCAACCGGGCAGATTGGGAGAGGAGGCAGAGCCTGATCAGGCAGGACCCTTCCCTGTTTGTCATTGCCAGTCGCCTGGTAGAGATGGAGCGGATGCAGGCAGCCACCATTCTGAAGGAGAGAACTAAGGCTGGGAGGTCTCGATCAGTCACTGCCATCAGCCTTACGAGGAGCACCGCCCGGATAAGAAAGGTGGACTTCTTGGCATCCCAGCCTGAAATCTCGGTACCAGGACTGGAGCTGGGAGCGGAGTGCCCTTCCCTGCTGTACGGATTAGCTGACCTCACGCTTTCTGACACTGCAGTGGCTAGTCGCCGCTTGATAAAAACTGCCTGTGTTCCTTCAAAACAGGGTCACGATACGAGAGGTTCAAATGTCAACCCCACCCTGCCCAAACAGCCCCACTCCAACTCCGGTCGACTGAGCAAGACCAGCTTCCTCTCGGGCCGGTCAGCTCAAGGCACGTCGCTTAGTGCTGCACCGTCCTACAAAGTTGAGAGGCTAAAGAGCTCCAAGAACATGACCTCGAGGCTAAAGAGAAAGCCATCTTCCACAAGAAGGAAAACAACCAGGCCAGATCGAAAGCTATAA
- the prpf4ba gene encoding serine/threonine-protein kinase PRP4 homolog isoform X2, whose product MSIIDSETTKMADMEMEVDGKSLDSVKEREGEEVESSEKSGNEEENGEVSGEEEEEDEDNDGGKPEGEVKRSGGGGGGGSNSKHKKKKHKHRSKHKKHKHSSPEEKDRRHKHRHKHKKHKRKESASSATGANSGVFGGKDAASPPASKRPKFDDMAVLEDLEKQRALIKAELDNELMEGKVQSGMGLILQGYNSGSEEEGEIQDRARNGEQLRAPSGKTLTPKGQQGSARGNTEAKPRRESGGDAAKPASKRRSRSKSKDRAGKLQKSERRKSRGGPEPAAKEKPKARSGSKERKRSRTPDKSRDRARKSKSPANRKHPSAERSRPTPSPTGEAEPAARGNKRPSPPATPTAPAAVQSAESRSRAGRRSKSPEKRSRSRDRRSRSKDRRPRRSEGDKEKDKDRERDRDRERERDRDKKPAKSPSKDASSGKENRSPGRKRLPSPQQRRSASPRRWDRRSPQPPANAPSAGSKQSRSASRNRSPARRGRSRSAERRRREAERQRPVRMRSRDEAGPRREGSPVRRRMSRSPLRRRSRSPRRRSRSPLRRRSLERDRLGRRMRWRSGSRDRRRRRSRDKEDKFKGSLSEGMKADQEESDDEVLEDFDVDEEDEEALIEQRRLQRLAIVQKYRAVNEDSNSVPSEPSSPQSSPRSRSASPDDILERVAADVKEYELENVDTFEANMKAKQNLIALEKDGSNPKKPSAPDMFTESDDMFAAYFDSARLRAAGIGKDFKENPNLRDNWTDAEGYYRVNIGEMLDKRYGVYGYTGQGVFSNVIRARDMARASQEVAIKIIRNNELMQKTGLKELEFLKKLNDADPDDKFHCLRLFRHFYHKQHLCLVFEPLSMNLREVLKKYGKDVGLHIKAVRSYSQQLFLALKLLKRCNILHADIKPDNILVNESKTILKLCDFGSASHVADNDITPYLVSRFYRAPEIIIGKPYDYGIDMWSVGCTLYELYTGKILFPGKTNNHMIKLAMDLKGKMPNKMIRKGLFKDQHFDQNLNFLYIEVDKVTEREKVTVMSTINPTKDLLTDMIGCQRLPEDQRKKVVQLKDLLDQILMLDPAKRISINQALQHPYIQEKI is encoded by the exons ATGTCCATTATAGACAGCGAGACAACGAAAATGGCCGATATGGAGATGGAGGTTGACGGCAAAAGCTTGGACAGTGTGAAAGAACGAGA gggagaggaagtggagagTTCGGAGAAGAGCGGCAACGAGGAGGAGAACGGGGAGGTGTccggggaggaggaagaggaggatgaggacaaTGACGGGGGAAAGCCTGAAGGGGAAGTCAAGCGCAGTGgtggcggcggcggcggcggcagCAACAGCAAacacaagaagaagaaacacAAGCACCGCAGCAAACACAAGAAGCACAAGCACTCGTCCCCGGAGGAGAAGGACCGCCGACACAAGCACcggcacaaacacaaaaaacacaagcGCAAGGAGAGCGCGTCCTCGGCCACGGGGGCCAACAGCGGCGTTTTCGGGGGCAAGGACGCGGCGTCGCCCCCCGCCTCCAAGCGGCCCAAGTTCGACGACATGGCCGTCCTGGAGGACCTGGAGAAGCAGCGGGCGCTGATCAAAGCCGAGCTCGACAACGAGCTGATGGAGGGGAAGGTGCAGTCGGGCATGGGTCTCATCCTGCAGGGCTACAACTCCGGGTCGGAGGAGGAGGGCGAGATTCAGGACCGCGCGCGCAACGGGGAGCAGCTCCGCGCCCCGTCCGGGAAGACCCTCACCCCCAAGGGGCAGCAGGGGAGCGCCCGGGGCAACACGGAGGCCAAGCCCCGGCGGGAGTCCGGCGGCGACGCCGCCAAACCCGCGTCCAAACGCCGCAGCCGGAGCAAGTCCAAGGACCGGGCCGGGAAGCTGCAGAAGTCCGAGCGGAGGAAGAGCCGCGGCGGGCCGGAACCGGCTGCTAAGGAGAAGCCGAAAGCTCGGAGCGGGTCCAAAGAGAGGAAGCGTTCCCGCACCCCGGACAAGAGCCGCGACAGGGCCCGGAAGTCCAAATCTCCCGCCAACAGGAAGCACCCTTCCGCGGAGAGGAGCCGGCCCACGCCGTCTCCGACGGGGGAGGCGGAGCCGGCGGCCCGCGGCAACAAGAGGCCGTCGCCCCCGGCGACGCCGACGGCGCCGGCAGCAGTGCAGTCCGCGGAGAGCCGCAGCCGCGCCGGGCGCCGGTCCAAATCGCCCGAGAAGCGGAGCCGGTCGCGAGACCGCCGGTCGCGGTCCAAGGACCGGAGGCCCAGGCGGTCGGAGGGCGACAAAGAGAAGGACAAAGAccgggagagagacagggaccgggagagggagagggacagggacaaGAAGCCGGCCAAGTCCCCCTCCAAGGACGCCTCCTCGGGCAAGGAGAACCGCTCCCCGGGCCGGAAGCGGCTGCCCAGCCCGCAGCAGAGGCGAAGCGCGTCCCCCAGGCGATGGGACCGCCGgtccccccagccccccgccaACGCCCCGTCCGCCGGGTCCAAGCAGAGCCGCTCCGCCTCGCGAAACCGCTCCCCCGCCAGGAGGGGGCGCAGCCGGTCCGCGGAGCGCCGGCGCCGGGAGGCGGAGCGCCAGCGTCCCGTCAG gatGCGGTCGCGGGACGAGGCTGGCCCGCGGAGGGAGGGCAGCCCGGTTCGGCGCAGGATGAGCCGCTCCCCCCTGAGACGGAGGTCCCGGTCTCCACGGAGACGCAGCCGGTCCCCGCTCAGACGCAG GTCTCTGGAGCGGGACAGGCTGGGCCGCCGGATGCGCTGGCGCTCCGGGTCGCGCGACCGGCGGAGGAGGCGCAGCCGGGACAAGGAGGACAAGTTCAAGGGCAGCCTGTCCGAGGGCATGAAGGCCGACCAGGAGGAGTCCGACGACGAAGT GCTGGAAGACTTTGATGTTGATGAAGAGGACGAGGAGGCCCTTATCGAGCAGAGACGTCTCCAGAGGCTGGCCATTGTGCAG AAATACAGGGCGGTGAACGAGGACAGTAAC TCCGTTCCCTCGGAGCCCAGCAGCCCGCAGAGCTCCCCGCGCAGTCGCTCCGCCTCGCCCGACGACATCCTGGAGCGCGTGGCCGCCGACGTCAAGGAGTACGAGCTGGAGAACGTGGACACCTTCGAGGCCAACATGAAGGCCAAGCAGAACCTCATCGCCCTGGAGAAGGACG GATCCAATCCAAAAAAGCCATCAGCGCCGGACATGTTCACGGAGTCGGACGACATGTTCGCGGCGTACTTTGAT AGTGCCAGACTACGAGCCGCCGGCATCGGGAAGGACTTCAAGGAGAACCCCAACCTCCGGGACAACTGGACGGACGCGGAGGGCTACTACC GGGTGAACATCGGGGAGATGCTGGACAAGCGCTACGGCGTGTACGGCTACACGGGCCAGGGCGTGTTCAGCAACGTGATCCGAGCACGCGACATGGCCCGGGCCAGCCAGGAGGTGGCCATCAAGATCATCCGCAACAACGAGCTCAT GCAGAAGACGGGTCTGAAGGAGCTGGAGTTCCTCAAGAAGCTCAACGACGCCGACCCCGACGACAAGTTCCACTGCCTGCGGCTCTTCAGACACTTCTACCACAAGCAGCACCTCTGCCTGGTGTTCGAGCCCCTCAG catgaACCTGCGGGAGGTGCTGAAGAAGTATGGGAAGGACGTGGGGCTCCACATCAAGGCGGTGCGCTCCTACAGCCAGCAGCTCTTCCTGGCCCTCAAACTGCTCAAACGCTGCAACATCCTGCACGCCGACATCAAGCCCGACAACATCCTG GTGAACGAGTCGAAAACCATTCTCAAGCTCTGCGACTTCGGCTCTGCATCCCACGTGGCCGACAATGACATCACGCCTTACCTGGTCAGCAGGTTCTACAGGGCGCCTGAAATCA TCATTGGGAAGCCCTATGATTACGGGATCGACATGTGGTCGGTGGGCTGCACGCTCTACGAGCTGTACACGGGGAAGATCCTCTTCCCGGGGAAAACCAACAACCACATGATCAAGCTGGCCATGGACCTCAAGGGCAAGATGCCCAACAAG ATGATCCGAAAAGGGCTCTTCAAGGATCAGCACTTCGATCAAAACTTGAACTTCTTGTACATTGAAGTAGACAAAGTGACGGAAAGG GAAAAAGTGACGGTTATGAGCACCATCAACCCCACCAAGGACTTGCTCACGGACATGATCGGCTGCCAGCGTCTCCCCGAGGACCAACGCAAGAAGGTGGTCCAGCTGAAGGACCTGCTGGACCAAATCTTAATGCTGGACCCGGCCAAGAGGATCAGTATCAACCAGGCCCTTCAGCACCCCTACATCCAAGAGAAGATCTGA
- the prpf4ba gene encoding serine/threonine-protein kinase PRP4 homolog isoform X1, whose product MSIIDSETTKMADMEMEVDGKSLDSVKEREGEEVESSEKSGNEEENGEVSGEEEEEDEDNDGGKPEGEVKRSGGGGGGGSNSKHKKKKHKHRSKHKKHKHSSPEEKDRRHKHRHKHKKHKRKESASSATGANSGVFGGKDAASPPASKRPKFDDMAVLEDLEKQRALIKAELDNELMEGKVQSGMGLILQGYNSGSEEEGEIQDRARNGEQLRAPSGKTLTPKGQQGSARGNTEAKPRRESGGDAAKPASKRRSRSKSKDRAGKLQKSERRKSRGGPEPAAKEKPKARSGSKERKRSRTPDKSRDRARKSKSPANRKHPSAERSRPTPSPTGEAEPAARGNKRPSPPATPTAPAAVQSAESRSRAGRRSKSPEKRSRSRDRRSRSKDRRPRRSEGDKEKDKDRERDRDRERERDRDKKPAKSPSKDASSGKENRSPGRKRLPSPQQRRSASPRRWDRRSPQPPANAPSAGSKQSRSASRNRSPARRGRSRSAERRRREAERQRPVRMRSRDEAGPRREGSPVRRRMSRSPLRRRSRSPRRRSRSPLRRRSLERDRLGRRMRWRSGSRDRRRRRSRDKEDKFKGSLSEGMKADQEESDDEVLEDFDVDEEDEEALIEQRRLQRLAIVQKYRAVNEDSNTSVPSEPSSPQSSPRSRSASPDDILERVAADVKEYELENVDTFEANMKAKQNLIALEKDGSNPKKPSAPDMFTESDDMFAAYFDSARLRAAGIGKDFKENPNLRDNWTDAEGYYRVNIGEMLDKRYGVYGYTGQGVFSNVIRARDMARASQEVAIKIIRNNELMQKTGLKELEFLKKLNDADPDDKFHCLRLFRHFYHKQHLCLVFEPLSMNLREVLKKYGKDVGLHIKAVRSYSQQLFLALKLLKRCNILHADIKPDNILVNESKTILKLCDFGSASHVADNDITPYLVSRFYRAPEIIIGKPYDYGIDMWSVGCTLYELYTGKILFPGKTNNHMIKLAMDLKGKMPNKMIRKGLFKDQHFDQNLNFLYIEVDKVTEREKVTVMSTINPTKDLLTDMIGCQRLPEDQRKKVVQLKDLLDQILMLDPAKRISINQALQHPYIQEKI is encoded by the exons ATGTCCATTATAGACAGCGAGACAACGAAAATGGCCGATATGGAGATGGAGGTTGACGGCAAAAGCTTGGACAGTGTGAAAGAACGAGA gggagaggaagtggagagTTCGGAGAAGAGCGGCAACGAGGAGGAGAACGGGGAGGTGTccggggaggaggaagaggaggatgaggacaaTGACGGGGGAAAGCCTGAAGGGGAAGTCAAGCGCAGTGgtggcggcggcggcggcggcagCAACAGCAAacacaagaagaagaaacacAAGCACCGCAGCAAACACAAGAAGCACAAGCACTCGTCCCCGGAGGAGAAGGACCGCCGACACAAGCACcggcacaaacacaaaaaacacaagcGCAAGGAGAGCGCGTCCTCGGCCACGGGGGCCAACAGCGGCGTTTTCGGGGGCAAGGACGCGGCGTCGCCCCCCGCCTCCAAGCGGCCCAAGTTCGACGACATGGCCGTCCTGGAGGACCTGGAGAAGCAGCGGGCGCTGATCAAAGCCGAGCTCGACAACGAGCTGATGGAGGGGAAGGTGCAGTCGGGCATGGGTCTCATCCTGCAGGGCTACAACTCCGGGTCGGAGGAGGAGGGCGAGATTCAGGACCGCGCGCGCAACGGGGAGCAGCTCCGCGCCCCGTCCGGGAAGACCCTCACCCCCAAGGGGCAGCAGGGGAGCGCCCGGGGCAACACGGAGGCCAAGCCCCGGCGGGAGTCCGGCGGCGACGCCGCCAAACCCGCGTCCAAACGCCGCAGCCGGAGCAAGTCCAAGGACCGGGCCGGGAAGCTGCAGAAGTCCGAGCGGAGGAAGAGCCGCGGCGGGCCGGAACCGGCTGCTAAGGAGAAGCCGAAAGCTCGGAGCGGGTCCAAAGAGAGGAAGCGTTCCCGCACCCCGGACAAGAGCCGCGACAGGGCCCGGAAGTCCAAATCTCCCGCCAACAGGAAGCACCCTTCCGCGGAGAGGAGCCGGCCCACGCCGTCTCCGACGGGGGAGGCGGAGCCGGCGGCCCGCGGCAACAAGAGGCCGTCGCCCCCGGCGACGCCGACGGCGCCGGCAGCAGTGCAGTCCGCGGAGAGCCGCAGCCGCGCCGGGCGCCGGTCCAAATCGCCCGAGAAGCGGAGCCGGTCGCGAGACCGCCGGTCGCGGTCCAAGGACCGGAGGCCCAGGCGGTCGGAGGGCGACAAAGAGAAGGACAAAGAccgggagagagacagggaccgggagagggagagggacagggacaaGAAGCCGGCCAAGTCCCCCTCCAAGGACGCCTCCTCGGGCAAGGAGAACCGCTCCCCGGGCCGGAAGCGGCTGCCCAGCCCGCAGCAGAGGCGAAGCGCGTCCCCCAGGCGATGGGACCGCCGgtccccccagccccccgccaACGCCCCGTCCGCCGGGTCCAAGCAGAGCCGCTCCGCCTCGCGAAACCGCTCCCCCGCCAGGAGGGGGCGCAGCCGGTCCGCGGAGCGCCGGCGCCGGGAGGCGGAGCGCCAGCGTCCCGTCAG gatGCGGTCGCGGGACGAGGCTGGCCCGCGGAGGGAGGGCAGCCCGGTTCGGCGCAGGATGAGCCGCTCCCCCCTGAGACGGAGGTCCCGGTCTCCACGGAGACGCAGCCGGTCCCCGCTCAGACGCAG GTCTCTGGAGCGGGACAGGCTGGGCCGCCGGATGCGCTGGCGCTCCGGGTCGCGCGACCGGCGGAGGAGGCGCAGCCGGGACAAGGAGGACAAGTTCAAGGGCAGCCTGTCCGAGGGCATGAAGGCCGACCAGGAGGAGTCCGACGACGAAGT GCTGGAAGACTTTGATGTTGATGAAGAGGACGAGGAGGCCCTTATCGAGCAGAGACGTCTCCAGAGGCTGGCCATTGTGCAG AAATACAGGGCGGTGAACGAGGACAGTAACACGTCCGTTCCCTCGGAGCCCAGCAGCCCGCAGAGCTCCCCGCGCAGTCGCTCCGCCTCGCCCGACGACATCCTGGAGCGCGTGGCCGCCGACGTCAAGGAGTACGAGCTGGAGAACGTGGACACCTTCGAGGCCAACATGAAGGCCAAGCAGAACCTCATCGCCCTGGAGAAGGACG GATCCAATCCAAAAAAGCCATCAGCGCCGGACATGTTCACGGAGTCGGACGACATGTTCGCGGCGTACTTTGAT AGTGCCAGACTACGAGCCGCCGGCATCGGGAAGGACTTCAAGGAGAACCCCAACCTCCGGGACAACTGGACGGACGCGGAGGGCTACTACC GGGTGAACATCGGGGAGATGCTGGACAAGCGCTACGGCGTGTACGGCTACACGGGCCAGGGCGTGTTCAGCAACGTGATCCGAGCACGCGACATGGCCCGGGCCAGCCAGGAGGTGGCCATCAAGATCATCCGCAACAACGAGCTCAT GCAGAAGACGGGTCTGAAGGAGCTGGAGTTCCTCAAGAAGCTCAACGACGCCGACCCCGACGACAAGTTCCACTGCCTGCGGCTCTTCAGACACTTCTACCACAAGCAGCACCTCTGCCTGGTGTTCGAGCCCCTCAG catgaACCTGCGGGAGGTGCTGAAGAAGTATGGGAAGGACGTGGGGCTCCACATCAAGGCGGTGCGCTCCTACAGCCAGCAGCTCTTCCTGGCCCTCAAACTGCTCAAACGCTGCAACATCCTGCACGCCGACATCAAGCCCGACAACATCCTG GTGAACGAGTCGAAAACCATTCTCAAGCTCTGCGACTTCGGCTCTGCATCCCACGTGGCCGACAATGACATCACGCCTTACCTGGTCAGCAGGTTCTACAGGGCGCCTGAAATCA TCATTGGGAAGCCCTATGATTACGGGATCGACATGTGGTCGGTGGGCTGCACGCTCTACGAGCTGTACACGGGGAAGATCCTCTTCCCGGGGAAAACCAACAACCACATGATCAAGCTGGCCATGGACCTCAAGGGCAAGATGCCCAACAAG ATGATCCGAAAAGGGCTCTTCAAGGATCAGCACTTCGATCAAAACTTGAACTTCTTGTACATTGAAGTAGACAAAGTGACGGAAAGG GAAAAAGTGACGGTTATGAGCACCATCAACCCCACCAAGGACTTGCTCACGGACATGATCGGCTGCCAGCGTCTCCCCGAGGACCAACGCAAGAAGGTGGTCCAGCTGAAGGACCTGCTGGACCAAATCTTAATGCTGGACCCGGCCAAGAGGATCAGTATCAACCAGGCCCTTCAGCACCCCTACATCCAAGAGAAGATCTGA